In Stenotrophomonas sp. 610A2, one DNA window encodes the following:
- a CDS encoding glycosyltransferase family 2 protein, with the protein MAKPRVALIIPVRNGEAHMARMLPALRAQSLQPDELLIIDSASTDGGVARWREFGARVVEIDPATFNHGGTRRLAASLVNADVLIYMTQDAIPVPPDALQALVDGVYAADDVAVAYGRQIPHPEAGILARHARAFNYPPQGRIKRSGDAAELGIKTCFSSDAFCAYRADVLAEVGGFPEDVIGTEDTHVAARALLAGWAVNYVAAAEAWHSHDYSILEELRRYFDIGVFYSRERWIRERFGGAGGEGGRFVRSELRALRQAGAVTAIPGALLRTAAKFIGYRLGHMERHLPLRLKRRIGMFTGYWRQS; encoded by the coding sequence ATGGCCAAGCCGCGTGTTGCCCTGATCATCCCGGTACGCAACGGTGAAGCGCATATGGCGCGGATGCTGCCGGCGCTGCGTGCGCAGTCGCTGCAGCCGGACGAACTACTGATCATCGACAGCGCCTCCACCGATGGCGGTGTCGCGCGCTGGCGCGAGTTCGGTGCGCGGGTGGTGGAGATTGATCCAGCTACGTTCAATCATGGCGGCACGCGTCGCCTTGCCGCCAGCCTGGTCAACGCCGATGTGTTGATCTACATGACCCAGGACGCGATACCGGTGCCGCCGGATGCGCTGCAGGCGCTGGTGGATGGCGTGTATGCCGCCGATGATGTGGCGGTGGCCTATGGGCGGCAGATTCCGCATCCGGAAGCCGGCATCCTGGCGCGGCATGCGCGTGCCTTCAACTATCCGCCGCAGGGCCGCATCAAGCGCAGTGGCGACGCCGCCGAGCTCGGCATCAAGACCTGCTTCAGTTCCGACGCGTTCTGCGCCTACCGTGCCGATGTGCTGGCCGAGGTGGGCGGGTTTCCGGAGGATGTGATCGGCACCGAGGACACCCACGTCGCCGCGCGCGCGCTGCTGGCGGGTTGGGCGGTCAACTATGTGGCCGCTGCCGAGGCCTGGCATTCGCACGACTACAGCATCCTGGAAGAGCTGCGCCGCTACTTCGACATCGGCGTGTTCTATTCGCGCGAGCGTTGGATACGCGAGAGGTTTGGTGGTGCTGGCGGTGAAGGTGGTCGCTTCGTGCGCTCCGAGCTGCGCGCGCTGCGCCAGGCCGGCGCGGTCACTGCAATACCCGGTGCGTTGTTGCGCACCGCTGCAAAGTTCATTGGTTACCGTCTGGGGCACATGGAACGGCATCTGCCGCTGCGCCTGAAACGACGTATTGGAATGTTTACCGGCTATTGGAGGCAATCATGA
- a CDS encoding undecaprenyl-phosphate glucose phosphotransferase, whose translation MARIFHFCAAVSPAALVLLLMGVHDSTLIRTYGVLALLAGLLTILVFTAFGMYGREMFSNRVLIRSTIVAWSASFGLVLMLHTVFRVIAYLPIKMALLWYLTTLLLLVLGRLLMLAFFQRRIRDGHFVGRSVILGATENGSRLAQHMQQNVDIASGLLGFIDDRSPDRIASNLRPQLIGNFALLEQLIRSNEVDQVLMALPAAAEGRNHHYVELLRKMPVQVFLVPEMQAFNFALPRVADISDVPMLVVSEPPLKGWAPAYKRAEDVVLASLALLLLSPLMLLVAVAIKLDSRGPVLFRQRRYGYNHQLIEVYKFRSMFHDLRDMDAQTQTRAGDPRVTRIGRFIRKSSIDELPQLFNVLAGSMSMVGPRPHATATKAADILFEEAVANYVARHKVKPGITGLAQVHGYRGETDTVEKLQKRVEYDLAYIENWSLGLDAFILLRTLPAVLSMKAAY comes from the coding sequence ATGGCACGTATTTTCCACTTCTGCGCGGCGGTTTCGCCCGCGGCGCTGGTGCTGTTGTTGATGGGGGTCCACGACAGCACGCTCATACGCACTTACGGCGTACTGGCCTTGCTGGCCGGCCTGCTGACCATCCTGGTGTTCACCGCATTCGGCATGTACGGGCGGGAGATGTTCAGCAATCGCGTGCTGATCCGCTCCACCATCGTGGCCTGGTCGGCCAGCTTCGGCCTGGTGCTGATGCTGCATACCGTGTTCCGGGTGATCGCCTACCTGCCGATCAAGATGGCGCTGCTCTGGTACCTGACCACCTTGTTGCTGCTGGTGCTTGGACGGCTGTTGATGCTGGCTTTCTTCCAGCGCCGCATCCGCGACGGCCACTTCGTTGGTCGCTCGGTGATCCTGGGGGCGACCGAGAACGGCAGCCGGCTCGCACAGCACATGCAGCAGAACGTGGACATCGCCAGCGGCCTGCTGGGCTTCATCGATGACCGTAGTCCGGACCGCATCGCCTCCAACCTGCGCCCGCAGCTGATCGGCAACTTCGCCCTGCTCGAGCAGCTGATCCGCAGCAACGAAGTGGATCAGGTGTTGATGGCACTGCCAGCGGCAGCTGAAGGGCGCAATCATCACTACGTGGAGCTGCTCAGGAAGATGCCGGTGCAGGTGTTCCTGGTGCCGGAGATGCAGGCCTTCAATTTCGCTCTGCCGCGTGTTGCGGACATCTCCGACGTGCCGATGCTGGTGGTCTCGGAGCCGCCCCTGAAAGGCTGGGCGCCTGCCTACAAGCGGGCGGAGGATGTGGTGCTGGCAAGCCTGGCCTTGTTGCTGTTGTCGCCGTTGATGCTGCTGGTTGCCGTCGCGATCAAGCTGGACTCGCGTGGCCCGGTGCTGTTCCGGCAGCGCCGCTATGGCTACAACCACCAGCTGATCGAGGTCTACAAGTTCCGCTCGATGTTCCACGATCTGCGCGACATGGATGCGCAGACGCAGACGCGCGCGGGCGATCCACGGGTGACGCGGATCGGGCGTTTCATCCGTAAGAGCAGCATCGATGAGTTGCCGCAGCTGTTCAACGTGCTGGCCGGCAGCATGTCGATGGTCGGGCCGCGCCCGCATGCCACCGCCACCAAGGCGGCCGACATCCTGTTCGAGGAGGCCGTCGCCAACTATGTGGCGCGGCACAAAGTGAAGCCTGGCATCACCGGTCTGGCGCAGGTGCATGGCTATCGTGGCGAGACCGATACCGTCGAGAAGCTGCAGAAGCGCGTTGAGTACGACCTGGCCTATATCGAGAACTGGTCGCTTGGCCTGGATGCCTTCATCCTGCTGCGCACCTTGCCGGCGGTGCTGTCGATGAAGGCGGCGTACTGA
- a CDS encoding glycosyltransferase family 2 protein, whose translation MSMALPVILLPVGVDDVALDACLAALEKHTPAGTPVWLADDGQSGPRGQVVIEHWFASTRLQAEYTRRPRPIGEAAHLDEMLKACGDADVAVLAPDGLPTAGWLQQLSDCLARDASIATATPWSNAGEAVSWPRAGELNPVPADPARLAQALAAMPLLQPELPSAVTHAVLIRGSARRRAGGLDIHSYGSWYAALVDLSLRMSGLGWRNVLCDNAFVGRQSEGRPAEGDMEVLANRWPVWTARLAAFLMNDPLHAHRQQLQQLCEQAIMPQAQPDLFDACGSLPGAEPV comes from the coding sequence CTGAGCATGGCGCTGCCGGTCATCCTGCTACCAGTGGGCGTGGATGACGTAGCGCTTGATGCCTGCCTTGCGGCATTGGAAAAGCACACACCGGCAGGTACGCCGGTGTGGCTGGCAGATGATGGCCAGAGTGGCCCGCGTGGACAGGTGGTGATCGAACACTGGTTTGCCAGCACCCGACTGCAGGCCGAGTACACGCGGCGCCCGCGTCCGATCGGCGAGGCCGCGCATCTGGACGAGATGTTGAAGGCCTGTGGCGATGCCGACGTCGCCGTGCTCGCGCCGGATGGGTTGCCGACAGCAGGCTGGTTGCAGCAGCTCAGTGACTGCCTGGCACGCGATGCCTCCATCGCCACCGCCACGCCATGGAGCAATGCCGGCGAAGCGGTGTCGTGGCCGCGTGCCGGTGAACTCAATCCCGTGCCGGCCGATCCGGCGCGATTGGCGCAGGCCTTGGCGGCGATGCCGCTGCTGCAGCCCGAGCTGCCCTCGGCGGTGACCCATGCGGTGCTGATACGCGGCAGTGCGCGTCGTCGTGCCGGTGGCCTGGATATCCACAGTTACGGATCGTGGTACGCCGCATTGGTCGATCTGAGCCTGCGCATGAGCGGGCTGGGCTGGCGCAACGTGTTGTGCGACAACGCCTTCGTTGGTCGCCAGAGCGAGGGCAGGCCGGCTGAAGGCGACATGGAAGTGCTGGCCAATCGCTGGCCGGTGTGGACCGCACGGCTGGCCGCGTTCCTGATGAACGACCCGCTTCATGCGCATCGCCAGCAACTGCAGCAGCTCTGCGAGCAGGCGATAATGCCGCAAGCCCAGCCCGATCTGTTCGATGCCTGTGGTTCCCTTCCAGGCGCGGAGCCGGTGTGA
- the gspD gene encoding type II secretion system secretin GspD yields the protein MTSRIVAVSLLIGALSGCATTPAPDIRRTAAPDTSTPAPGEAARTNPLGAEEAPKADDNQGRAVIRRGNGTVINRAAASAPAPALTTAGNGTAVFNFEGESVQAVTKAILGDMLGQNYVIAPTVQGTVTLATPKPVSPAQALNLLEMVLGWNNARLIYSGGRYNVVPADQSLAGTVAPSTAPASAARGYEVRVVPLQYISASEMKKVLEPYARPNAIVGVDGSRNVITLGGTRTELENYLRTVEIFDVDWLSGMSVGVFPIQSGRASQVASDLEKVFGEASKTPSAGMFRFMPLDNANAVLVITPQARYLDQIQQWLDRIDSAGGSARLFSYELKYIKAKDLAERLAEVFGSGGSRSQGDSGTSLAPGASPVSLGGRGQDGGFGQNDGLKTNDIGSSSGNSGSGMSGGSSGGVGETMQLPQQTSGNGSVTLEVEGDRVGVSAVEETNTLLVRSSPQAWRSIQEVVEKLDVMPLQVHIEAQVAEVALNGKLSYGVNWFFEQAVNAPAGDSNGTIGMPGAGLPSALGRGIWGDIAGKVTGNGMAWTFLGKNAAAIITALDEVTNVRLLQTPSLFVRNNAVATLNVGSRIPVNSTSISTIGENSYSTVQYMETGNILKVRPRVTRDGMVFLDIVQEISAPEGDPDKNGNFRINTRRMQTEAAVSAGDTVMLAGLIDDSSTDGSSGLPFLSRLPVVGGLFGTKTQNHRRNEVIVLITPTIVRNPQEARNLTDEYGSRFRALDPINAPKGR from the coding sequence ATGACATCACGCATAGTTGCAGTCAGTCTGCTGATCGGTGCCCTGAGCGGCTGCGCTACCACGCCGGCACCGGACATCCGGCGCACGGCTGCGCCGGATACGAGTACGCCTGCTCCAGGCGAGGCAGCACGCACCAATCCGCTGGGCGCCGAAGAGGCTCCCAAGGCCGATGACAACCAGGGCCGGGCGGTGATCCGGCGAGGCAATGGCACGGTGATCAACCGCGCCGCCGCTTCGGCGCCAGCACCGGCCTTGACCACAGCTGGCAACGGCACGGCGGTGTTCAACTTCGAGGGCGAATCGGTACAGGCGGTGACCAAGGCCATCCTCGGCGACATGCTGGGGCAGAACTACGTCATCGCACCGACCGTGCAGGGCACGGTGACCCTGGCCACGCCCAAGCCGGTATCGCCAGCGCAGGCGCTGAACCTGCTGGAGATGGTACTGGGCTGGAACAACGCCCGCCTGATCTACAGCGGCGGCCGCTACAACGTGGTGCCTGCCGACCAGTCGCTGGCGGGCACGGTGGCGCCGAGCACCGCACCGGCCTCGGCCGCGCGCGGCTATGAAGTACGGGTGGTACCGCTGCAGTACATCTCGGCCAGCGAGATGAAGAAGGTGCTGGAGCCGTATGCCCGCCCGAACGCGATTGTCGGCGTGGATGGCTCGCGCAATGTGATCACCCTGGGCGGCACCCGCACCGAGCTGGAGAATTACCTGCGCACGGTCGAGATCTTCGACGTGGATTGGCTGTCGGGCATGTCGGTGGGTGTGTTCCCGATCCAGTCGGGGCGCGCCTCGCAGGTGGCCAGTGATCTGGAGAAGGTATTCGGCGAAGCCAGCAAGACGCCAAGTGCCGGCATGTTCCGTTTCATGCCGCTGGACAACGCCAACGCGGTGCTGGTGATCACTCCGCAGGCGCGTTACCTGGATCAGATCCAGCAGTGGCTGGACCGCATCGACAGTGCCGGCGGCAGTGCACGTCTGTTCTCGTATGAGCTGAAGTACATCAAGGCCAAGGATCTGGCGGAGCGCTTGGCCGAAGTGTTTGGCAGTGGCGGATCGCGTAGCCAGGGTGACAGCGGTACTTCGCTGGCGCCGGGTGCCAGCCCGGTATCGCTGGGCGGGCGCGGTCAGGACGGTGGTTTTGGCCAGAACGACGGCTTGAAAACCAACGATATCGGTTCGAGCAGCGGCAACAGCGGTTCCGGCATGTCCGGCGGCAGCAGCGGTGGTGTCGGTGAGACCATGCAGTTGCCGCAGCAGACTTCGGGCAATGGCAGCGTCACCCTGGAAGTGGAAGGCGATCGCGTCGGTGTGTCGGCGGTGGAGGAAACCAATACCTTGCTGGTGCGTTCCAGCCCACAGGCCTGGCGCTCTATCCAGGAAGTGGTGGAAAAGCTCGACGTGATGCCGCTGCAGGTGCATATCGAGGCGCAGGTGGCCGAGGTCGCATTGAATGGCAAGCTCAGTTACGGCGTGAACTGGTTCTTCGAGCAGGCGGTCAATGCCCCCGCTGGTGACAGCAACGGCACGATCGGCATGCCCGGCGCCGGCCTGCCCAGCGCGCTGGGCCGTGGCATCTGGGGCGACATTGCCGGCAAAGTCACAGGCAATGGCATGGCCTGGACCTTCCTCGGCAAGAATGCCGCCGCCATCATCACCGCGTTGGATGAGGTGACCAACGTGCGCCTGCTGCAGACGCCCTCGTTGTTCGTGCGCAACAACGCCGTGGCCACACTCAATGTGGGCAGCCGCATTCCGGTCAATTCCACCTCGATCTCGACCATCGGCGAGAACTCGTATTCGACCGTGCAGTACATGGAAACCGGCAACATCCTCAAGGTGCGGCCGCGTGTGACGCGTGATGGCATGGTGTTCCTGGACATCGTGCAGGAGATCAGCGCGCCCGAAGGTGATCCGGACAAGAACGGCAATTTCCGCATCAATACCCGGCGCATGCAGACCGAGGCGGCGGTGAGTGCCGGTGACACGGTGATGCTCGCCGGTCTGATCGATGACAGCAGTACCGATGGCTCGTCCGGCCTGCCGTTCCTGAGCCGCTTGCCGGTGGTGGGCGGCCTGTTCGGCACCAAGACCCAGAACCATCGGCGCAACGAAGTGATCGTCTTGATCACGCCGACCATCGTCCGCAATCCGCAGGAAGCACGCAATCTGACCGACGAATACGGCAGCCGCTTCCGCGCGCTGGATCCAATCAACGCACCGAAGGGCCGCTGA
- a CDS encoding glycosyltransferase family 2 protein — translation MSDSIAVVVVSYQSASTLDECLQRLRAAADVAEIRVVDNESRDGSLAIAQRHALADSRVRFIANPDNPGFATACNQGADECHSPWLAFVNPDLMVEPQTLAQLRDLGRSLGDCLLGVEQVDEDGVADPAVRRRDPDFAAMLRNPGAGSRLAVQVDHSAALQQVQALSGALLLMPRGLFDRLQGWDAGYRLHAEDLDLCRRARQAGAVVAIANDLKVLHVRGVSSRSRPFFVEWHKHRGLWRYFSKFEASQRSLPVRAGVWCAIWAHAALQVPRLLLK, via the coding sequence GTGAGCGATTCAATTGCGGTGGTGGTGGTCAGTTATCAGAGCGCGAGCACCTTGGATGAGTGCCTGCAGCGCCTGCGTGCCGCCGCCGATGTCGCCGAGATCCGCGTGGTCGACAACGAATCGCGCGATGGTTCGCTGGCGATCGCGCAGCGGCATGCGCTGGCCGACAGCCGCGTGCGTTTCATCGCCAATCCTGACAACCCCGGCTTTGCCACCGCCTGCAATCAGGGCGCTGATGAATGCCATTCGCCGTGGCTGGCCTTCGTCAACCCGGATTTGATGGTCGAGCCGCAGACCTTGGCGCAGTTGCGCGACCTCGGCCGGTCACTTGGCGATTGCCTGCTGGGCGTGGAGCAGGTGGACGAGGATGGCGTTGCCGATCCGGCGGTACGCCGCCGTGACCCGGATTTCGCCGCGATGCTGCGCAACCCCGGTGCGGGCTCGCGGCTGGCGGTGCAGGTGGATCATTCGGCAGCGTTGCAGCAGGTGCAGGCCTTGTCGGGTGCGCTGTTGCTGATGCCGCGTGGCTTGTTCGACCGCCTGCAGGGCTGGGATGCGGGCTACCGGCTGCATGCCGAGGACCTGGATCTATGCCGCCGCGCGCGCCAGGCCGGTGCGGTGGTGGCCATCGCCAATGACTTGAAGGTGCTGCATGTGCGCGGTGTATCCAGCCGCTCGCGGCCGTTCTTCGTGGAGTGGCACAAGCATCGCGGGCTGTGGCGCTACTTCAGCAAGTTTGAAGCCAGCCAGCGCAGCCTGCCGGTGAGGGCAGGGGTGTGGTGCGCGATCTGGGCGCATGCGGCGTTGCAGGTGCCGCGGTTGTTGCTGAAGTAA
- the pncB gene encoding nicotinate phosphoribosyltransferase: protein MIIQSLLDTDLYKFTMMQAVLHQYPGAIVQYRFKCRTPGIDLAAHMDEINSEIDHLCSLRFTADELEYMRRLRFVKPDFADFLGLFHLDRKYISLRASETVPGEIELDITGPWLHTIMFEVPLLAIINEVWFRNTSTSDFSEGERRLQAKTALLRDTPGFENCRIADYGSRRRYSREWHGTMLPMLRDALGPQFVGTSNVYFARMYGMTPHGTMAHEYLQAFQALGPRLRDSQVAALDSWAREYRGDLGIALSDVVGLDAFLRDFDMYFCKLFDGVRHDSGDPFSWGDRMLAHFKANRVDPINKVLVFSDGLNIEKVMQLYDYFRGRCQVAFGVGTHLTNDLGPTPLNIVIKMVRCNGQPVAKLSDSPGKSMCDDPGYLSYLRQVFELQ, encoded by the coding sequence ATGATCATCCAATCCCTGCTCGACACCGACCTCTACAAGTTCACGATGATGCAGGCGGTACTGCACCAGTACCCGGGCGCCATCGTCCAGTACCGGTTCAAGTGCCGCACGCCGGGGATTGATCTGGCCGCGCACATGGACGAGATCAACAGCGAGATCGACCATCTCTGCAGCCTGCGCTTCACCGCCGACGAGCTGGAGTACATGCGTCGGCTGCGCTTCGTGAAGCCGGATTTCGCCGATTTCCTCGGTCTGTTCCACCTGGACCGCAAGTACATCAGCCTGCGTGCGTCGGAGACCGTGCCGGGTGAGATCGAGCTGGACATCACCGGCCCGTGGCTGCACACCATCATGTTTGAAGTGCCGCTGCTGGCGATCATCAACGAAGTCTGGTTCCGCAATACCAGCACCTCTGATTTCAGCGAAGGCGAGCGCCGCCTGCAGGCCAAGACCGCGCTGCTGCGCGATACGCCGGGGTTCGAGAACTGCCGCATTGCCGATTACGGCTCGCGCCGCCGCTACTCGCGCGAGTGGCACGGCACCATGCTGCCGATGCTGCGTGACGCCCTGGGCCCGCAGTTCGTAGGCACCAGCAACGTGTATTTCGCACGCATGTACGGCATGACCCCACACGGCACGATGGCGCATGAGTACCTGCAGGCATTCCAGGCGTTGGGTCCGCGTCTGCGCGATTCGCAGGTAGCTGCACTGGATTCGTGGGCGCGCGAGTACCGTGGCGACCTGGGTATCGCGCTGTCGGACGTGGTTGGGCTGGACGCCTTCCTGCGCGACTTCGACATGTATTTCTGCAAGCTGTTTGATGGTGTGCGCCACGACTCCGGCGACCCGTTCAGCTGGGGCGACCGCATGCTGGCGCATTTCAAGGCCAACCGCGTCGACCCGATCAACAAGGTACTGGTCTTCAGCGATGGCCTGAACATCGAGAAGGTGATGCAGCTGTACGACTACTTCCGTGGCCGCTGCCAGGTCGCTTTCGGCGTAGGCACCCACCTCACCAATGACCTTGGCCCGACGCCGCTGAACATCGTCATCAAGATGGTCCGCTGCAATGGCCAGCCGGTGGCCAAGCTCAGCGACTCGCCCGGTAAGAGCATGTGTGATGATCCGGGCTATCTGTCCTATCTGCGGCAGGTATTCGAACTGCAGTAA